ttgagaaatgtatatatgtactgtatataagagagagagaaaaaaacaacaacactttatTGCTTTTCCTGGGCAAAaataatgtcatgttttttttttttttttttttttttttttaagtagccttACGCCATCGTTCAAAAGActaggtcagtaagattttattattattttttttttttttgaaattagtatttttgataatattttaaatgaataatattttacaatattactgttttaactaatCAAATAAGTGCTGTCTTGATGAtcctaagagacttctttcaaaaacatttaaaaacatgcaaaaaaatgcatcatattcaataattcagttattaatcacattttaaattaaaaaacaaatcgtAAATGATTCATAGCAAATGTATTGTGTGTTGGCGTGGTTTGTATTTACACCTGTAGCATCTCTCTGAAACACTGTGTTCATGTTCAGGCTGTTGTGTTGCCAGTAGTTCAGGTGTGTCATTGTTCAGTTCAGGTTTGCAACTGCCTCACGTCAAACAATTTAGCCCTTGTTTACTAGAGCACAACAAATCGGATCCTGAAGATTCTTAGGGATTAAACAGATTAGAAGTGGATAGCGTGTTTTTGTGGACAAAGGGTCTTGTGATTCAGGGTATAGTGTTACCTGTCCCTCTAATTAAGAAGCTATCGAGAAGCTGGATGAAGGGTGAGATGGAGACTTtccatcagtgaaaaaaaaaaacaaaaaaactcagagGACCCATTAAAGTGAAACCGAGCATGATAACCCCAAACCAGGCCCTGTGACCTCCTGTATCATCACGCCACTTCACTTTTAGACCATCTACTTAaaattcacaacacacacacattattctcTACTGTATAACTTTAGAAGTTTGTGAAATTCCACAACAGGGAAGTCTGGATGCCTGGCCCTGCAGACACAGAGCTGGCAGTATCTAAATAGCACAGGGCTAAACTTGATAGCTTATTGTTAACTTGTTCGTGCATGTAGATGGAGCAAATGGTTTTCTTCGCATGTGTGTATTTTGCAAAAGCAGAATTTCTTGTATTGGTTTGAAtgaattaaagggataatccatcccaaaatgaaaattttgtcatcaatcacttacccccatgtcgttccaaacccgtaaaagctccattaaataaataaataacagtgtcaaggtccataaaaggtatgaaagtcgtcatgtgaatactccatctgccatcagacagttatatgaagtgatgggaacactttttgtaagcgaagaaaacaaaaatttattcaataattcctttgtcaacggtctcctctgtgtctttccatatcaccgtatgctgtgtatgctcttctgggtcatccacgccacaaggacatgctgttttatttcaaatcaaagctaaatacacatagaaacagcgcatccttgtggtgcagatgatacagaagagcatatgcagcatgcgatgatatggagagacacagaggagaccgttgacaaaggaattgttgaataaagtcgttatttttgttttcttcgcttacaaaaagtgttcccattgctTCATATAACCTTAAACTTAaagagtattctgatgacgactttcataccttttatggaccttgacactgttatttatttggcagtctatatgggacagtcacaggcctccaggttttcatccaaaatatcttaaattgtgttccgaggacaaactaagcttttacgggtttggaacaacatgggggtaagtgattaatgacaaaattttcattatggggttgagtatccctttaatgcattgCAACTAATTCTTTACTGACAGGAAAATGGCGCACAAAATGAAAGAACCATTCATATCTTTATTCACATGGAGCAtgtgtactttttctttattgtgtAAGTTCTCTGTTTATAACAATCAAAAGGTCATggctaaaactacaaaaaaaaaaaaaaaaaaaacaacaacaacaacaacaaaaaacatttgtttcatgATTTTTACTGCAACAACATgacaattaaattaacattaaactaaAGTAACACATTGACTGTTGTATTATCCAATGGCTTCAGGAGCCAAAAAAGGCAGAAATtacatatttcagttttactttgtgCTTTGAAAACCCAAACAatgtaaaactgttttattaGGGAACATTTCATAAAGATATGACTATGAACAAAATTCTATGCAACATACAGACCACAGTAACAGTCAGGCAGCCTATCATGTTGCATTATTTAAACAAAGGCACTGGAGTAAGCACAAAACAGAAACTTTCCTGTTTTTATACTGGTTTAACTCTATGatgtgtaaataatttaatgGTTAGCTTCGTAAAAGTACATCATAATTTTAGCCATCACCGCAGTGATGATCCatgtttaattgttgttttattttttcttaggaGTACAATTAATTTTGTGTGCACACGTGCAAGGTGTTATACTGCAAATCAAGGGTGATGAAAGCTGAAAATAATCATAGTTcttatactttcatttaaaagtGACAAGTGCTGATTGTTAAGTATAAGAGACAATGTTTAAAATTAGGCAATGAACAAATATTTGGCGTTTTGATAAAAAACAATTTGCCTATAATACTGATATTGTTTGTGTAATCGCCGCCTTGTGTTATATATGTTCTGCCTGTCATTTAGAGAGAAATAGCCGGGAGGGTGGGGGGTCGGTGGGGTTTAACTCTGAAACTAATCCCTGTACCTTGTTTTCACTTTTTCATCTAATGTGGCAGAACCAGAACATAGCTGTCCATCCATGCATACAAACAAACTCAAAAGCATTCTGGACAGTTAATCTTTAACCCATCAAGTCCGACACAGAGCagaaaaaaacactctttttctCGTTGCAGTCTCCTGAAACCTCTTAAGCATCAACTTCCCTATAATGTGAAGGTGTAGCAGAGGCCCTTTGGGTCTTGTCCTTATCTCCGACCTCTCTGAACCTCCTACAGAGAGAGGTGAGTGTATTGTTGGTGTGAGACGGGAAGTAGAGAAGCAGAGTTGTGTGGGTGGTGTTTAGGAGCTGCAGCAGCTCTCTATGTTACAGGCTGTGCACAAATACACATGGATCCAGTCTTTGTTTACTCCCCTACACCTCCTTCTCTCCAGAACTTGTAAACGATGTTCGTCTCAGGTTTTCCTTCACTTTTATGAATTCCGGAGCACTGCAGTTGCTGTCCTCCAATCTTTCTTGTTCCTTCTCTAGCTATAGtacatagaaaaacaaatatatacattactTAGTTGCTGGTTTGCCAATAAATAGGATTTttgtaaacataataaaatgtgtttgcttTGTTAGGACCTCTGAGATACATGAAACAATAAAAGAGGATATTGACCCTCATTAGTCCAGGTCCGTATCACACACTCTATGACTGCATGTTTTTTTCTACCTCCTCTAGTTTCTGGTGTCTCTTGAGAAGCTCCTGTTCCAATGGAGAGATTTTCCTCCTGGCCTCCTCCTCCTGCTTTCTTTGTTTTATCatctgctctctctttctttgctcCAACACACGTTGCAATTCTGGCTTGTTCTCCACACCAATACCTCTGagtataatagaataaaataggaaataaataaataaataaaacatagaatTTGATTGGCATGAGGTAATTAGTTTAGGcagaatgaaacagaaaaaaaaaattaaaaaaacaaaacattgagaaatgaaacaaacaacagaatagaatagaatagaatagaatagaatagaatagaatagaatagaacacaGAAAACATCATATTATCAGCTGAAGCAGTCCATCAGCcatccagcaggtggcagcattGTCATGTTTAATTAGTAATTGTGAGCTTTGTAAAACTTGTTTTTTCATATACTTTGTATAATGTGGGTGTattgacttatgaggacataaacccatgtgtgtgtgtgtgtgtgtgtgtgtgttgtgttgtgtgtgtaaagtataaaaaaccatcatgtgtgtgtgtgtgtgtgtgtgtgtgtgtgtgtgtgtgtgtgtgtgtgtgtgtgtgtctggaaatCTGTTATAGTCTGTAAAATTAGTGCTTTTTTATGTAATGCATAATATCCATTAGTTTCCTGTTGTACTTATCCTTCAATGTTATGACTTCCCATCTTAGTCATGGCTGAGGCACATCCCATTGATAATGATAATGGGCTCATTTTGATAGCCCATGacatatgaattgtgtgtttgtttgtctaaGTGCAGTTTAACTGAATATATATGAGCCTTCCATCTATTACCAAAAGTGGATAAGCTCTCATGACTGTTCTCAAGGTGCCAAGCTCCTGCTAACACGAGTGATAATTATTAACTTTAGTGCCAGGATAGACATATGcgtacacacacacgcgcacacacacacacacacacacacacacacacacacacacacacacacacacacacacacacacacacacacacacacacacacactcacagactgaTAATTAAATTATGTGTGAGCTTGTTCTCTCCACAGTGAAGTGGTGCCACAGGTGCTGGGAGAAGGgaaaggaagtgtgtgtgtggagttcaGCACATGTGGGAGTTCCAATTAGTATCCTTGCTAATTTAGATGGTGTCCTTCAAACTGAAGAGACAGCCagacaacaacaaataaacacaagGGGCAGTTAATGAAGATAACAAGAGAGATATCAGCCCCCAAACAGCTCCTGAGAGCCCTCATAATAATAGCATGCTGCTCTTTAGTCCTATCTCAGCTCTCGGCTATGAATAGTCACTTGCTAAACCTTGTTCAGATCGTTGGCATCGATCCGTTCCTGAAATGATCCACAGATGGTGTCTTGTTTTCCTGTCATGGCTAACAGTGACATCTGAGACAAATTTGACTCTCCCCCTTTAGCGTCTTCTTTTAGCATCAATTTCCTTGAGTGATGGCGTCCGTGTTTGGTGTAGCTCTTTTAGTAAAGAGTTTTGCAACATCACTGGCACATAAAAAGCTTATCTTGAAAAGGTTTGCTAAAAGAGGGATTGTTCTGAGAGTGACCTATTTCCTCCGACACCCTTGTGCCTACTGTGCCACCTTTGATGCCCACTGttatatgtgtgcatgtgagatccacatctcttttttctctcttgtaATGTCCTCTAGAGATTGACTTCTTCTGTAGGGTCTCTGAGCACCAAAGAGGCACAAGTGCCAACGGTGACTAAAAGATACCCGCTTAATGGCTGACACGGCACTGTGCCAGTAAGCTCTCTGCGGCTTGAAGTGTTTTGTAGTGGTACAGAGGGCACACACTAACAAACGTACCCAAAAAACAGTGTCTTCTTCTCTGTAATGAAAGCCTCTAATAAATAGGCCCTCTACTCATGCTGTCTGCAACTTCATTGGTTTGTATTAGTCTCAGCACATGAGATAGCCGGAGTAATACTGGTAACTACATATTGGTCAAAGTCAAGGATGTCTGGCAATCTTGCTCCTAGAGGGCAGTTCCATTCCTGGAAAGCCACAAATGCAGTTTCAGCCCTAATTAAGAACATAAGAACCAGCTGTACAGTATAAGGATCATTAGAATTATAACTACACTCTGGCCATTGCCCTGCAAGAACAGTATAGTCCTGCCATAAGGCGTCCTGTTTGTCATTTTAGGTTTTAGACGGGTGCTCATGAGAATCCTGTTATCTGCCCTTCAATGCGCCCTTCTGAGTGGCATTACATCATGAATGTGTGGACTCAGAGAAAGGCCACATAGGGCACTGTGATGTATCTATGTACATGGAAATCATTAGGAAGAGGCCAGTAGGCAAATTTGGCTAGGATGCAGATCAGGAGGCAACCTAGAAATTGGCAGGATCCTGGTTTAGGCAAAAATACAGTGCCTTTTTACAATATTATGTCCTCATCACTACATGAGCCATTAGAACCCCTAAAAAGCACAGGCAGAGCACGCCCTGCTGCCCCGTAGCTGAGAACAACAATTTGATATTCCACAATTAACTCTAAGTTGCAGTCTCTGTAGTACATGTGCTGTAAGTccctttgaataaaagtgtcagcTAATTGACTTCTTAAAAGTAAATGCATTGTTCACATGTCCAGCAGTGAGATTTTAGACAGAAACAGGTCTGTAGTGTACAGTTATTGGAGAGTAACTAACTACAACCACATACAAAATGTGGCTAAATATGGTCTTCTTAATCTTGTTCTGTACACACAGATTTTGGTTATTCATTCAGGTGGCAACTGAATTCTATAACTCACAAACTATGAAGTATGTAGCCTAAAAGTAGTGTCACTTATTAATAGTGCAATACAACAGAGTGAGAGTGGGATGTGGCTAAATTCAAACACACTATCATCCTACTTAAGTACAGTACGCATAGATTCATAAGAAACATAAATGTCTTGCTCAGAAGCACAGAGATGATATGGCTCGGATTTGGTTAGGatctaatttttgtttacataacctACCCttagaaacatttaaagaaatgttcCTCACTCTGAATGTGAGTATTATTTGCCATTAAGCAGATGATTTAAAGGGATGTAACAGGAAAACACCAATCAGTCTATTTTGGACTCATTACCAGACTGCAAAAATGATCACAGAAGCCATCATGGACAGACTGTGATAGATTTGTCATCATTGCAAGATTGTTTATGTACTGTAAACTTGTGTATCCTCATACCGTTTATGGTTCATAAGCAGCTCCCGATGAAGCTCCTGGTGGCTTTTAGAGGCTTTCACTGGATTAATCAGCTTTTTAGGCTTGATGAGATCATCCTCCTCTGTCACGTAATCAGGCTGAGGAGCATAACTGGCCAGTGGGGGCATCTCACGATGAGGGTAACCGAATGGATCCCTGTCCGGGGTTCTCGGCTGATGAGGCTGTTCCCATTGGATATCTGCATAAGCTGAGGctgaagacagagagaaaacaatGTGAGAGGAAGGAAGTAG
This DNA window, taken from Cyprinus carpio isolate SPL01 chromosome B11, ASM1834038v1, whole genome shotgun sequence, encodes the following:
- the si:ch211-236d3.4 gene encoding protein FAM107B isoform X2 translates to MDQRVEHSFYPPEGQPSRPRDVLVKSASAYADIQWEQPHQPRTPDRDPFGYPHREMPPLASYAPQPDYVTEEDDLIKPKKLINPVKASKSHQELHRELLMNHKRGIGVENKPELQRVLEQRKREQMIKQRKQEEEARRKISPLEQELLKRHQKLEELEKEQERLEDSNCSAPEFIKVKENLRRTSFTSSGEKEV
- the si:ch211-236d3.4 gene encoding protein FAM107B isoform X1, whose protein sequence is MGASYGKKQKAYNIKQQSVKNGKHLNGVASAYADIQWEQPHQPRTPDRDPFGYPHREMPPLASYAPQPDYVTEEDDLIKPKKLINPVKASKSHQELHRELLMNHKRGIGVENKPELQRVLEQRKREQMIKQRKQEEEARRKISPLEQELLKRHQKLEELEKEQERLEDSNCSAPEFIKVKENLRRTSFTSSGEKEV